A stretch of the Aegilops tauschii subsp. strangulata cultivar AL8/78 chromosome 4, Aet v6.0, whole genome shotgun sequence genome encodes the following:
- the LOC109778861 gene encoding pollen allergen KBG 41-like, which translates to MAVQQCTVAMFVAVALVAGPAVSYAAKAGHAPAGEQPKATTEEQKLIEKDNNAFKAAVAAAAVVPPADKPKYFETTFGNNLGNWTLEGLANVSSANASISTRVVFAQAAAAMNAQGATPEAKYDSFVAIFGESLRIIAGILEVHAVKPTREEVKGAIPAGELKAIDQIDTAFRTAATAADTAPAKDRSTVFDSAFSKAIKETMGDAYKDYKFVPAIESAVKKMYAVYVPESPEDKSFIFESALTDTIGAMATAAAAATPATPTPTPASATGGDKV; encoded by the coding sequence ATGGCAGTGCAGCAATGCACGGTGGCGATGTTCGTGGCCGTCGCCCTCGTGGCCGGGCCAGCCGTCTCGTACGCTGCCAAAGCCGGCCACGCCCCAGCCGGGGAACAACCCAAGGCCACAACCGAGGAGCAGAAGCTAATTGAGAAGGACAACAACGCCTTCAAGGCAGCCGTGGCGGCTGCAGCCGTGGTCCCTCCAGCGGACAAGCCCAAGTATTTCGAGACCACCTTCGGCAACAACTTGGGCAACTGGACACTCGAAGGGTTAGCCAACGTGTCTAGCGCCAACGCCAGTATCAGCACTAGGGTCGTCTTCGCTCAGGCGGCGGCCGCAATGAACGCCCAGGGCGCTACCCCGGAGGCCAAGTATGACTCCTTCGTGGCCATCTTTGGCGAGTCGCTCCGCATCATCGCCGGCATCCTAGAGGTCCACGCCGTCAAGCCCACCCGCGAGGAAGTCAAGGGGGCGATCCCTGCTGGCGAGCTCAAGGCCATTGACCAGATCGACACCGCCTTCAGGACTGCAGCCACCGCAGCCGACACTGCCCCGGCCAAGGACAGGTCCACCGTCTTCGACTCCGCCTTCAGCAAGGCCATTAAGGAGACCATGGGCGATGCATACAAGGACTACAAGTTCGTCCCCGCCATCGAGTCTGCCGTCAAGAAGATGTACGCCGTATATGTTCCCGAGAGTCCCGAGGACAAGAGCTTCATCTTTGAGAGCGCCCTTACCGACACCATCGGCGCCATGGCCaccgcggccgccgccgccacccccgcCACTCCCACTCCCACTCCCGCCTCCGCCACCGGTGGCGACAAAGTCTAG